In Carnobacterium sp. CP1, the following are encoded in one genomic region:
- a CDS encoding diacylglycerol kinase, with protein MDLKDNKQNWKNSRFIDSFKYAFKGVQTVFQEERNMRTHVFLGTFVLIACLFLHLQPSEWLWMILSIFLVLVIEVLNTIIENVVDLITDNHFHPLAKKAKDMAAAAVLITAGFAVIVALIVLLPKIWKLLF; from the coding sequence ATGGACTTGAAAGATAATAAGCAGAATTGGAAAAACTCACGGTTTATCGACTCTTTTAAATATGCTTTTAAAGGTGTTCAAACAGTCTTTCAAGAAGAGCGCAATATGCGAACTCATGTTTTTTTAGGAACGTTTGTTTTGATCGCTTGCCTTTTTCTTCATTTGCAACCATCAGAATGGCTGTGGATGATTTTAAGCATTTTTTTGGTATTGGTTATAGAAGTATTGAATACGATCATTGAAAATGTGGTCGATCTTATTACGGATAACCATTTCCACCCGCTTGCGAAGAAAGCAAAAGATATGGCCGCAGCTGCGGTTTTGATAACTGCAGGTTTTGCGGTTATCGTAGCTTTAATTGTGTTATTGCCGAAGATTTGGAAACTACTATTCTAA
- a CDS encoding cytidine deaminase, giving the protein MKLNQVMTEKLIDGATKMLEKAYVPYSHFPVGASLLTSDGEIYNGCNIENASFGLSNCAERTAIFKAVSEGKKQFDYLVVTGGTEDPISPCGACRQVMVEFFEPDMPVLLTNTKGDKFETTVKELLPGAFRSEDMN; this is encoded by the coding sequence ATGAAACTAAACCAAGTTATGACAGAAAAACTGATTGACGGTGCTACAAAAATGTTGGAAAAAGCTTATGTACCTTATTCTCATTTTCCAGTTGGGGCATCACTGTTAACGAGTGATGGAGAAATTTATAACGGATGCAACATTGAGAATGCTTCATTTGGACTTTCTAATTGTGCCGAAAGAACGGCTATTTTCAAAGCTGTCTCTGAAGGAAAGAAACAATTTGATTATTTAGTGGTTACAGGCGGAACGGAAGATCCTATTTCTCCTTGTGGCGCTTGCCGTCAAGTTATGGTAGAATTTTTTGAGCCAGATATGCCTGTATTGTTGACCAATACAAAAGGCGATAAATTCGAAACTACTGTTAAAGAACTTTTACCGGGAGCGTTTCGATCGGAGGATATGAATTAA
- the era gene encoding GTPase Era: MKNTIEHKSGFVSIVGRPNVGKSTLLNRIVGQKIAIMSDKAQTTRNKIQGIYTTEDSQIIFIDTPGIHKPKHRLGDFMVESALSSFKGVDTILFMVNAAEKRGPGDNFIIDKLKDVHTPVFLLINKIDEIHPDKLLEIIDDYRTQMDFAQIVPISATEGNNIDTLLSEVTNYLPEGPQFYPEDQVTDHPEYFIVSELIREKVLQLTREEVPHSVAVVVESMQRNELGKVQVHAAIIVERSSQKGIIIGKGGKMLKDIGIRARRDIEVLLGDKIYLDLWVKVQKDWRDRQTNLQDFGYRKDDY; encoded by the coding sequence ATGAAAAATACAATTGAACACAAATCGGGCTTCGTCTCGATTGTCGGGCGTCCAAATGTCGGGAAATCAACGTTATTAAACCGGATCGTCGGCCAAAAAATTGCGATTATGAGCGATAAAGCTCAAACAACTCGTAATAAAATTCAAGGAATCTATACCACAGAAGATTCACAAATTATTTTTATAGATACACCAGGAATTCATAAACCAAAACACCGTTTAGGCGACTTCATGGTGGAATCAGCATTAAGCAGTTTTAAAGGGGTCGATACCATTCTTTTCATGGTAAATGCGGCTGAGAAACGTGGTCCAGGAGACAATTTTATTATTGACAAGTTAAAAGACGTTCATACTCCAGTATTCTTGCTTATTAATAAAATTGATGAGATCCATCCTGATAAGTTGCTTGAAATTATTGACGATTATAGAACTCAAATGGATTTTGCACAAATCGTACCAATCTCCGCTACTGAAGGAAATAACATTGACACGTTGCTTTCAGAAGTTACAAATTATTTGCCTGAAGGACCGCAATTTTATCCTGAAGATCAAGTAACGGATCACCCTGAGTATTTTATTGTCTCAGAATTGATTCGCGAAAAAGTTTTGCAATTGACTCGGGAAGAAGTGCCGCATTCAGTTGCTGTTGTTGTAGAAAGTATGCAACGAAATGAACTGGGTAAAGTCCAAGTTCATGCAGCCATTATTGTTGAGCGTTCGAGCCAAAAGGGCATCATCATTGGAAAAGGCGGGAAGATGTTAAAAGACATTGGAATCCGTGCTCGTCGCGATATCGAAGTTCTTTTAGGAGACAAAATCTATTTAG